The genomic segment CCGCCGCGGGCTGTCGATCGCCGGTGTCGAGCCGCGCGAGGACGAACCCGGCACGCTTGGCTTCGGCCTCGATCGCGGCGAGCAGATCGGCGGCGAGCCCGGTTCCCCGAGACTCCGGTCGCAGATACATGCGCTTGATCTCGCAGACGCCGTCGCCGATCCGCTTGAAGCCTCCGCAGCCGACCGGGCGGCCTGAGTCGCGCACGACGATGAAGCCGCCATCGGGCGGGCTCATCTCGCCGGCCGTCGCGGTGATCCCGTGGATCGAGCCGTCGCGGTCGCCGTAGAGCCCGTCGATCTCCGCCTCCATCGCGCCGACGAGCGTCCACGCGTCCTCGTCGCGGGGGTCGGCGCTGGCGATCGTGATCGTCCCGGCTGCGGCCATGACTGCAGCCTGCAGCACGCACCGTCATATGTCCAAGACAGGTTCGCACTCAGATTGATAAGTGCGTGCTATCAATCCTCACGGTGGAACTACGTCAGCTCGAGTACTTCGCCGCCGTCGCGGCGCACGGGCACTTCACCCGCGCGAGTCGCGATCTGAACGTCGCGCAGCCCGCCGTCTCGCAGCAGATCAAGCGCCTGGAGGCTGAGCTGGGCGTCGAGCTGCTGCGGCGCAGCACGCGTTCGGTGACCCTGACCGAGGCCGGATCGCTGCTGCTCGCGCGCGCCCATCGCGTCCTCGCCGAGGTCGAGGGAGCCCGGCAGGAGATGAGCGAGCTCGCGGGTCTCCTGCGAGGCGTCGTCGAGGTCGGGGCGCTGCCCTTCGCGTCGCTGGACACACCCGGGATGCTCCAGGCGTTCGTCGAGCTCCACCCCGGGGTCTCGGTGCATCTGCACGAGCTGATCCTCGCCGAGACCCTGCCGATGCTCCGCCGCGACCAGATGGACATGAGCTTCGCTCTCGCCGCGCCGGCCGAGCTCGGCGACGGGATCGACGGCGCGACCTTCTACGAGGAGGAGATCGTCGCGATCGTCGCGCCCGACCATCCGCTCGCCGGCGCGTCGGCCGTGACCCTCGGGCGGCTCGCCGCAGAGCCGCTGATCCGGTTCCGCGCGGGATCGGCGCTCGGGCGGCTCATCGACGAGCGCTTCGCAGCCGCGGGCGCGTCCCCGCACTACTCGTTCGAGAGCTACGAGCTGATGATGATCCGTTCGCTGGCGGCACGAGGGCTCGGCGCCGCGTTGCTGCCGCGCGGCTACATCAGCCTCGACGGCCCACCGGTCAAGGTCCTGCGACTGCGCCCGGCGATCCACCTGCCGGTGTCGCTGATCTGGCGTGCCGGCCGACGTCTGCCCCCTGCCGCGCAGGAGTTCCGTCGCTTCGCCCTGGAGAGGCTCACCACTCGACCACCGACCGCCCTGATGCTGTGAACTACGCGACCATCGTCGACGCCGCCGACATCGTCGAGGACCTGATCCGCCGGATCGGAGCCGAGGGGTGAGCTTCGACGCGGACGTGATCGTCGTCGGAGGCGGCGTCTCGGGCCTCGCGGCGGCGGACAGGCTGAGCTCGTCCGGGCGCTCGGTGCTCGTCGCCGAAGCTCGCGACCGGGTAGGTGGCCGGACGCTGACGGTCCCGCTCGGCCGCGGCAGCGAGAGCGTCGACGTCGGTGGCCAGTGGGTCGGTCCGAGCCAGGACCGTGCGCTGGCGCTGATCGGGCGCCTCGGCCTCGAGACGTTCCCGACCTACGCGACCGGCGAGAACCTCCTCGAGCGCCGCGGCGGCGAGCTGCTGCGCTACCGGGGAAACATCCCGCGGATCAACCCGATCGCGCTCGCCAACGTCGGCCAGGCGCAGCTGCGGCTGGATCGGATGGCCCGACGCGTGCCGCTCGACGCGCCATGGACGGCGCCGAAGGCCGCGGAGTGGGACCGCCAGACGTTCGCCACCTGGCTCGGCCGCAACGTCGCGGCGCGCGAGGCGCGCGAGCTGCTCGCGCTCGCGGTGGCGGCCGTCTGGGCATGCGAGCCCGAGGACGTCTCGCTGCTCCACGTCCTCTTCTACATCCATTCGGGGGAACGCTTCGACGATCTGATCGGGACCGACGGCGGCGCTCAGCAGGACCGCGTTGAGGGCGGGATGCAGCAGCTCTCGCTCGGCCTCGCCTCCGAGCTCGGCGACCGCGTCCTGCTCGAGCGGCCCGTCGAGCGCGTCGCCCAGGACCGGGACCGCGTCCTCGTCAGGGCAGGCGGCGAGGAGCTGACGGCGAAGCGGGCGGTCGTCGCGATGGCGCCGGCGCTCGCCGCGCGGATCGACTTCGAGCCCGCCCTGCCGGCGGCTCGCGACGCGTTGACGCAGCGTGTCCCGATGGGCTCCGTGATCAAGTGCATGGCGATCTACGACGAGCCGTTCTGGCGGGCCGAAGGGCTCAGCGGACAGGCCGCGAGCGTCCGCGGACCCGCCCGTGTGGTCTTCGACAACACGCCTCGCAGCGGGTCGCCGGGGGTCCTCCTCGGCTTCCTCGAGGGTCGCCAGGCGCGTGAGCTCGGCGCCGTCTCGGCCGAGCAGCGGCGCGGCGCGGTCGTCGCGACGTTCGCCAGGTTGTTCGGCGAGCGCGCCGGGCGACCGGAGGCCTACCTCGAGCGCGACTGGACCGCCGAGCGCTACTCGCGCGGCTGTTACACAGGACTGTTCGTGCCCGGTGCCTGGACCGGCTTCGGACACGCCCTACGCGAACCCGTCGGGCGGCTGCACTGGGCCGGCACCGAGGCGGCGACGCTGTGGAGCGGCTACATCGACGGGGCGATCCGAGCCGGCGAGGCGGCCGCCGACGAGATCCTCGCCGCGCGGGACTAGATCCCGCGCGGCCGGGAAACGACCGCACATGCCAGAGCCGCGTACCTACCCCGCCGGCGTCCCGTGCTGGGTCGACCTCGAGACCGACGACATCGAAGCATCGTGCGATTTCTACGCGCGCCTGTTCGGCTGGGAGCTGGCCGACGTAACGCCTCCCGACGCGCCCGGCTCGTACTTCGTCGCCACCCTCGGCGGCGCCGACGTCGCGGCGATCGGGCCGGGCGACTCCGGCGCCTGGAACACCTACATCGCCGTCGACGACGCCGAGGCCGCGGCGGCGGCCGTGACCGGCGCCGGCGGCAGGGTGACGCTCGGGCCGGAGGCCGAGGGACCGGCGGGCGTTCGGGTCGATGCCGCCGACCCGCAGGGAGCTTGCTTCCGGCTCTGGCAGGCCGGCCGGAGGCACGGCGCGCAGCGCGTCAACGACGCCGGAGCATGGAACTTCTCGCACCTCGCGACGGCCGACGCCGACGCTGCGATTCCGTTCTACGCCGATGTCTTCGGCTGGGAGGTCGCGATCTACGGGGACGCGGGAATGGCGCGCGTCCCGGGCTACGGGGCCCACCTCGCCGCGACCTCGGATCCCGGCATATACGAGCGCCAGGCGAATGCGCCCGACGGGTTCGAGGACGCGGCCGCGGGTGTCATCCGCGCCGAGCAGGGGCCCGCCGAGTGGCAGGTCATGTTCACCGTGGACGACCGCGACGACGCCGCCGCCGAGGCCGAGCGCCTGGGCGGCGAGATCACTGCTACCAACGAGACGGACTGGACCCGGATCGCCAGGATCCGCGACCCGCAGGGCGCCGCGCTGACCCTCAGTCAGTTCACCCCGCCCGACGCATGAGCCCCCGAATTCACCCGGACCTGCGCGGCGCGCGCTGGATCCCGCGCAGCGCTCCCAGCCGGCGGCGGCTCGGACTCGTCAGGGCGCTCTTCGCACTCCGGCCGCCGGACGGCCCAAGCCCACCGAGTCCTCGCTGCGGGCGCTCCGGCGAGCGTTGGCCTAGCGGCGCCCACGGCCCCCGCTCGGGTCAGCCGGCGAGCGCCTCGCGGACGAAGTCGACGTCGGCCTTGAGGTCAGCGGCCTCGCGCGGCGTCTCGACGACCGAGGGAGCGGCGGCGGCCCGGATCATGTGACGGAGGTCGTCGAGGTCGATGTGGCCCTGGCCGATGTTGGCGTGGCGGTCGGCTCCCGTCCCCGCCTCGTCGCGCGAGTCGTTGACGTGCATCAGGTCGATGCCGCCGGTGATCGCGATCGCGCGCTCGACGGCGTCCGCCAGATCCTCGCCCGCCGCATGGGCGTGGCAGGTGTCGAAGCAGAACCCGATCTCGACGTCCGTCTTGGCGAGCCCGACCGCTTCCCAGAGCTTCGCGAGCGCGTCGAAGCGGCGCGCGACGGCGTTGTCGCCGCCGGCGGTGTTCTCCAGATACACAGGCACGTCGGACTCGAGCTGCTCGAGCGTGCGCGTCCAGCGCGTGACCCCCTCGTCGATCCCGTCCTCGGCGTGGCCCGGGTGCACGATCACCGCGAGTGCGCCGACCTTCGCCGCCGCATCGCACGTCTCGCGCAGGATCTTCCGGGCTCCGTAGCGGACGTTCGGCTTCGGCGAGCAGACGTTGATCAGGTAAGGCGCGTGGACGTAGACGCCGATGTCGGAGGCCTTGAGCTCGTCGGCGTCGGCGCGGTCCGGCGGCTTCTTCCAGCTCTGCGGCTCGGACAGGAAGAGCTGGATGCACTCGGCGCCGACCTGGTCGGCCTCGGCGAGCGGCTCGATTCCCCAGACGTGGGCTCCGACGGGCGGGGAGGACATCGTGGCCGAGCTTAGGCGCGCCCTCTCGACACGCCCGTCTCCGTCGCTGCGGTGTAGCTTCGCGGCGTGGCCTACGACGAGGAGCTGGCGGAGCGGATCCGCGACGAGATCGGCCCCCGCGGGGACGTCCTCGAGCGCAGGATGTTCGGCGGCCTGGCGTTCATGGTCGGCGGGCATCTCGCGGTCGCGGCGAGCGGTCAGGGCGGGATGCTCGTGCGGGCCGCCCCTGCGGACTGGGAGCGGCTGATCGAAGCGGGCGAGGCCGAGCCGATGGAGATGCGCGGCAGTCCGATGACGGGCTGGCTGCGTGTCGACTCCGCCGCGGTCGCGAGCGAGGACGGACTGCGGCGCTGGGTCGAGACGGGCGTCGGCTACGCCGACTCGCTGCCGCCGAAGCGCCGAACTGAGCGGCCGCGACTCAGCCGAGGCGCTCGGCTGAGCGCCAGCCGGTGCGAGCGTGCGAGCCGTCGCAGAACGGCTTGTTCTGCGATCGGCCGCATCTGCACAGGGCTACGGTCGTCCCCTCGGGAACGGGGACACGCTCTCCGCGCTCGCCGAGCAGCTCGACTCGCCCCTCGGCGAGGACGAGCGGGCCGTTCTCGGTGATGCTGATCTTGGTCGTCGTCATCGCGTCTTCACCCTCACGCCGGCCCCCTACGGCATCGTTCACCGAACGACCCGTAGGTGCAGATGCGTGACGCCGGCGCCGCGGGCCACGCCGAGCTCCTCGAGGCGGACGGGGGCGTCGCCGAGGTCGGGGAAGAACCGGATCCCGGAGCCCAGGAGCACCGGCACGAGGGCGATCCGGATCTCGTCGAGGAGCCCGAGCCCCAAGAGTTGTCGAACGGTGTCCCCGCCCGCCACCCCGACCGGCTTTCCGCCGGCCGCCGCCTTCGCATCGAGGACCGCCTGCTCGAGGTCGCCGACGAAGTGGACCGTCGCCTCGGCGTCGAGGTCCTCGGGCGGCGGCCGGTGCGAGACGACGAAGGTCGGGACGCCGGCGGGGTGCTGGCCGCCCCATGCTCCGGCGAGGTCGCTGGTGCGACGGCCGGTCAGCACGGCCCCGACCCGCTCGAGGGCGGCAGCGAGCTCGGCGCTGTTCTCTTCATCGCCCATCCACGCGAAGACCTCGGCGACGCCGTCATCGCCGTCGGCGACGAAGCCGTCGAGTGACATCGACATCTCGGCGACGAGTGCGCTCATCGTTTCTCCTCCATTCGGGTGAAAGCTCGCCGGGACGCGCGGATCCCGAGCGCCGGAATCGACAGCGACTCGGGGACATCGGCGCGAAATCTAGAGCCGCCGCGGCGGCGTGGATTGAACGAAACGGCCGACATGTTCGCGTGGCCGATCGAGCACAATGCGATCGGATGAGTGAGACCGACGTCTATGTCGAGCGACCCCCGCTGTCGCGCTTGGCGCCCTACGTCGTCTCCGTGTGGCGGCAGAGCACGTCGGCTCCCTACCTGCAACGGCACCTCCCGCACGGCGGTGCGGAGCTGCGCTGCAAGCTCGGCGAGGAGCCCGAGATCGTCGGCCCGAGCGCGTCTCCACGGGTCGAGGAGCTGCCCGGCGGCACGTCGCTCGTCGGAGCGCGCTTCCACCCCGGCGGTCTCGCCGCGCTGCTCGGGCGACCATCCGATGAGCTCACCGACCTGCGCGTGGATGCGGCGGCGGTGCTCGGGCCGAGCGCAGACGGCGCCGGCGAGACGATCGCCGGGTCGAGCGCGCCGCTGATCGAGCTCCAGGAGATCCTGCTCGCCGCGCGGGACAGGGCGATGCCGGTCGTCGATCCGCTCGTGAGCGAGACGGTCGAGCGGCTGAGGCCGCGACACGGAGAGCGCGTGGCGGACGTATCGCGGGCCCTGTTCATCTCCGAGCGTCAGCTCCGCCGCCGTTGCGAGGTCGCGGTCGGGCTCTCGCCCAAGGCGCTGCAGCGGATCCTGCGCTTCCAGACCTTCCGCGCGATGGCGCAGTTGGCGATCGCCCAGGGCCGTGGCCCCACCGACGACGGCCTCGCGGCGATGGCGGCGAGCGCCGGCTACGCCGACCAGTCCCACCTGACCCGTGAGTGCACGCGTCTCACGGGCACGACGCCCGCCTCGCTGCTCGGCGTCGCCACGGAGCGCTGCTCCTGCGGGCACGACCACGCCGCATCGTTCGCCTCATGGCTGCGCGCGCATCCCGCCTGACCGGCCGGCGACGTCGTCGCGTCGGATCGCGCGGAAACGGCTCGAGCGAGGGCGCTTTAGCGGACCGACGGGTCCAGCCACCTTCTCGACGGGCTCGCAGCCCGGGACGGCCGCGACCCGAGCCTGCCCGAGCCGAAGTCCTCGACGAGCGTCTCGACGGTCTCGCGGGCGCAGGCCTTGTTGGATCCGATGAAGCCCGAGGGACCACGCTTCATCCAGCCGGTGACGTAGACGCCTTCGCGCTCGCCTCCGAGCTCGACCCGGCCGCGTTGGTTGGGAACCGCGCCTGAGCTCTGATCGAAGGGCAGGCCCGCGACCTCGCGGCCGCGAAGACCGATCGCCGACAGCACGAGACCGGCCTCGATCGTCTCGCGGGCGCCGGTCGCGCGAACCGCGCCCGGCCGTCCGGGCGCCGGCTCGTTCACCGCGAGCTCGACGCGCTCGGCCCTGCCGCGACCCTCGATGCGCACGGGGGAGCGGAGGTAGCGGAGCGTGATCGCCCGGCCCTCACCCGTCCGGGCGGTCAGGCCGCGCAGCAGGTCGAGCTTCGGACCGCCCGCGGCGGGCGCGTCGAGATCGTGCTGCTCGGTGCGCACGACGATCCCCGGCGTCGCTGCCAGTCCGACGAGCTCGGGCAGCGTGAACGCCGACTCGGAGGGACCCCGCCGGCCGACGACGACGACCTCCTCGATCGCACTCGCGCGCAGGGCGTCCAGCGCGGGACGCGCGATGTCCGTTTCGCTCAGTGACTCCGGATCGACGCTGAGGATGCGGGCGACGTCGAGCGCGACGTTGCCGTTCCCGATGACGACCGCGCGCCGGTGCGAGAGGTCGAACGTGCGCCCGTGGTGGTCGGGATCGCCGTTGTACCAGCCGACGAACGACGTCGCACCGGCGACGCCGGGGAGGTCGGCGCCGGGGAGATCGAGCGGGCGGTCGCTCGCCGCGCCGACCGCGTAGATCACGGCATGGTTCTCGCGCAGCAGATCGGCCTCGTCGACGTCGCGGCCGATCTCGACGCCGAGATGCATCGAGAGCCGCGGGTGGGCTGCGATCCGGTCGAGCTGCCGAGTCAGCCGCCGAGTTCGGCGGTGATCCGGGGCGATGCCGGTGCGCACGAGGCCGTAGGGCGTCTGACGGCGCTCGTAGACGCGGACGCGCGCCCCCGGAATCGTGAGGATCTCGTCGGCCGCGTACATCGCCGCCGGTCCCGAACCGACGATCGCGACGCTGAGCCGCTCGCCGCGGTCGCGGACCACGAGCGGTGCCGGCACGGGCGCGAGCGCCGGGCGCGGGTCGCGCGAGCGGTGGTAGTCGGCGTTGATCGCCTCGAAGGCGAGCTCGCGCTCATCGAGCCGAGAGTGCGGCTTGATCGCCTCGACCGGGCAGGCGCTCACGCACGCGCCGCAGTCGACGCAGGCCTCCGGGTCGATGTGCAGCATCTCCGCGAGCTCGAAGCGCGGATCGTCGGGCGTCGGCTGGATGCAGTTGACCGGGCACGCATAGACGCACGAACCGTCGCCGACGCACGACTGGGTTACGACGTGGGTCACGCCTGCCTAGGCGACGATTCGAGCGCGCCGTTCGGGCTCGCCGCGGTAGCGCGACGGCTCGCCACCGATCCCCAGGCGCTTCCACAGCCGGCGACTGACCGGGTTCATCAGACCCGTGTCCGTCGCGAGCGCGCGCATGTCGGCGAGGTAGGAGGCCATCACCGCGCGCGAGTGCGGGCTGCGCCAGAACGCTTCGCGGTAGACCTCCTCGGGGATGGCGAGACGGCGCTGAAGCGAGCGCGGCAGGGTCATGATCTCGGCCGCGAGCCACCGCATCAGCACGGGAAACACGACCGACATCCCGGCGCGCTGGAGCCGGCCGAGGCGCGGGATGCGAAGCCGCAGGAACTCGGTCGCGAACGAGACGTGGCGCGCCTCTTCGGCGATGTGGATCTGCATGACCCGCGACAGCGCGGGCGGCAGCGCGACGCCGCTGCGCAGCAGCGCCTTCTGGTGATGGTCGATCGGCTCCTCGCCGGCGAGGATCCCGACCATGAGGATGAGCGGCTGGTAGCCGCCGAGGAAGCCGAGCAGCGGTGCGGTCGCCCGGAAGGTCGGTCGCATGCCCGGAACGTCGGTTCGGCTGCGGTTGACGAGCTCCTGGAACATCTGGATGTGGTTGCACTCCTCCGTCATCTCGTGGAGGCAGTAGCGGAACTCGGGCGAGCCGTTGCGGAGTCCCATCGCGTAATGCATCAGTCCGCGGATCAGGATGCTCTCGAATGCCCCGCCGACCTTGATCGCGTTCAGCACGCGCCAGCGACCGATCTCGACCTGGCGATCGTGCGGGAGCGCCTGATACCACGCGGTCGCCCCGAGCGGGTCGTGCTCGGCGGGCAGGATCCAGCCCGGATCGTCGGGGTCGAGCTCGAGCTCGGGCGAATCCCAGGCGATGTCCTCGTAGGGATCGAAGTGGACATGGACCGAGCCCTCCGAGAGCGTCTCGAGGAACTCCCGGTAGTTCTCAGTTTCGCTCTTCGTGGCGGTCATGGGTTGCCTCCTCGCGGGAAGGTCGAAGTGGATCGAGCGGGCGCCGAAGCGACGGTCACGGTCGCTCGCGTCCACTACCCCGACACTATCTCATGTCACATAGTTTGATGTACGCGCAGCGTCACACAGTCCCGCCGGCAGGGCTCCGTCGGGCGACGGAGGCCGAGACGGTCGGGTCAACGACCCCGGCCGGGCGCGCCGGGCCCGACGAGGATCCGAGCGAGGACGAACAGCAACCCCGCCAGTAGAGCGGGCGCCAGCGTGAGGCTCGGGATCACGTCGCCCGCGGCGATCCCGGACACCGCGATGGCGACGACCATCGTCGCCGCCAGGACGACCGCCGCCGGAACCACCCACCGGCCACGCACCAGAGCCGCGGCCCCGGCGAGCTCGATCAGCCCCGCGGCGACGACCCAGGCCGCGGCGACCGGGAGCCCGAAGCGCTCGAAGTTCCCGAGCTCCCAGTCGAAGAACACGAACTTGACGAGGCCCGCCGGGATGAAGATCAGACCGACGATCCGAGCCGTCCGGAGGGCGGGTGCGTCGCCGCGCAGCGCCTCGTCGGTCCGCTCGAACACTCCGACTCGGTACCCGCCGCCGACGTGATGATCGCGCCGGGCACGTCCGGAAGGTGAGGCTTCGACGTGCGCGCGCGGCGGCGACCGGCGCGACGGCCTTCGGGTCGGGAGACGGTCTCGCCGGGTGTGTCAGCGTGCGGCGAGCAACTGCGCGCAGCGCTCGCCGATCATCATCGTCGTCAGGCAGGGGTTGACGGCGGGCAGGAACGGCATCACCGAACCGTCGGCGATCCGCAACCCGTCGACGCCGCGCACGCGGAGCTCGGGGTCGACCACGGCCAGCGGATCTCCGTCGGGACCCATCCGCGCCGAGCATGCCGGGTGATAGACGGTGTTGTGAGTCGCCCGGGCGTAATCGAGCAGCTCGTCGTCGGTCTGCGCATCGGGTCCCGGGGCGAGCTCGCGGCCCCGCCACGCATTCATCGGGTCGGCCTCGACGATCCTCCGAGCCAGCCGGATCCCGGCGAGCATCACGCGCTCGTCGTGGCCCTCCGGATCGGTGAAGTAGCGCGGGTCGACCCTGGCGCGGTCGCGGAAGTCGCGGCTCGCCAGCCGCACCGTGCCGCGCGATCGACCGCGGCAGACGTTCGGGGTCAGGCAGAAGCCGTTGTCGGTCGTCGGATAGCCGCGCCGGACCGTGTTCATGTCGAACGGGACCGACCCGTAGTGCATCATCAGATCCGGCCGGTCGAGCCCGTCCTCGGTCGTCGCGAACAGGCCGATCTCCCACCACTGCGTCGAGCTCCGGGTCATCGGCCGCGCCGCCTCCCAGAACACGAGCCCCTCGACGTGGTCGTCGAGGTTCTCGCCGACGCCGGGCAGGTCGACTCGGACGTCGACGCCGACGTCGCGCAGGTGCTCCGCCGGGCCGATCCCCGACAGCATCAGCAGCGCCGGGGTGTTGATCGCGCCCGCGCTCAGGATCACCTCGCGGCGAGCGTGGACGGGTGTGTAGGTCATGACCTCCGAGTCGAAGGTCTCGACGCCGACCGCGCGGCGGCCCTCGTCGAACAGGACGCGCGAGCACCAGCGGCCCGTCCGCACCTCGAGGTTCGGTCGCGAGCCGAGGATCGGGTGCAGGTACGCGCGCGAGGCCGACGAGCGCGTGTTGTCGGCCTCGGCGTTGATCTGGAACCAGCCGGCGCCGTTTCGAATCGTCTCGCCACGATTGAACGCGACCGTCGGCAGCCCGACCGCGGCGGCGGCCTCGAGCAGCGCGACCCCGCTCGGATCGTTTGGCGGAACGTCGCGGCGATCGCATTCGAGTCCTTCGAGCAGCGGCCTGCACGTGGCGTCATCCCAACCGGTGTTGCCGAGCGACGCCCACTCGTCCAGGTCCTCCGCGGGGGTCAGGAAGGCGATGCACGAGTTGTGCGACGAGCAGCCGCCGAGCACCCTCGCGCGGGCATGGCGCATGAACGAGTTGCCGCGCTCCTGAGGCTCGATCGGGAAGTCCCAGTCATAGCCCGAGTCGAGCAGCGCCATCCAGTCCTCGAGCCGCAGGATCGCGGGGTCGTCGACATCGCTCGGGCCGGCCTCGAGTAGACAGACCGTCGTGTCCGGATCCTCCGAGAGCCGCGCCGCGAGGACGCAGCCGGCGGTGCCGCCACCGGCGATGACGTAGTCGAACGTGTCGCTCACGCGGTCGGCTCGGCCGTCGAGGCGCCCGGCTCGACGGGCACCGTGGCGCGGTGCTCGGCGAGCACCTCGAGCGGCTTGCGGCGGTGGACCAGGAAGTAGTAGGCGGAGCCGATCGTGATCGTCGCGCCGATGAACAGCACCGCGCCGTACTGGAGATACCAGTGCTGGCCGGCGCCGACGTCGGGGTTGTAGACCGCGGCCCGCGGCCAGGCGATGTTGATCGCCACGAGCGTGCCGTAGACGACTGCGAGCAGATTCACCGGCAGACCGAAGCGACCGAGCGAGAAGTACTGGCCGTGCTCTGGGCGCGGCCACTGACCGCGCAACCGCTTGACCAACAGCGGCACGGTCACGCCGAGATAGGCGAGGTAGAACATGATGATGGCGACCGAGGTCAGCGTCAGGAAGACGCCCTGGTTGCCGATGTTCACGCCGAGCAGGGCGAGCGCGAGGAGCCCCGTCAGCACCGCCGGGACCACCGGGACACGGGCCTTCCCGGAGACCCGCGCCACGCTGGCGCCGAACGGCAGCCGCCCGTCGCGCGCCATCGCGAACAGCATCCGGATGCACGAGGTCTGAACCGCGAGAGCGCAGACCAGGATCGCGATCGCCGAGCAGGCGAGGAAGACGTCGCCGGTCAACTCGCCGAGTGCCTGCTTGATGATGTAGGGCAGCCCGAGCAGGCCGATGTTCTCGTCGTTGATGTTGTCGACGGCCATCATCGCGAACAGGATCATCAGCGCGCCGATCAGCGCCGAGGCCGCGAGCGCTCGCAGGATCGCGACGGGAGCGTGCTTGCGCGGGTTCTCCGTCTCCTCGGCGAGCGTCCCGGCGGTGTCGAAGCCGTACATGACGTACGCGCTCATGATCCCGCCGACCAGCAGCGCTCCGAAGTAGCCCCACTGATAGTCGGCACCGAGGCCGAGCGTCTCGGTGACGACACCGGGCCCGCGCTTGGCCGCCAGGAGCAGCAGCACGATCAGGACGACGGCGCCGATCAGCTCGATCGCGACACCGACGTTGTTGATCCGCGCCATCGCGCGGACCCCGACCATGTTCACGATCGTCGTGAAGACGATCAGGATCGCGCCGAGGATGATCGCGTTGCGAGCGCCGTCGGGCGTCAGGTAGGTGCCGGCGTCAGCGGCACCGCCGACGAGCTGGAAGGACGTCGAGATCTGCGGCAGGATCACCTGCCAGGCGACGGCGACCGCGGCCATCGTGACGATCGCGCCGACGACCATGATCCAGCCGGTCATCCACGACAGGAACGCCCCCGAGACCCGCTTCGACCAGTTGTAGACCGAGCCGGCGAGCGGGTACTGGCCCGCGAGCTCGGCGAAGCACAGGGCGACGGCGAACTGGCCGATGAACACGACGGGCCAGCTCCACCAGACCGCGGGCCCGGCGAACGCGAAGCCGAACGCGAACAGCTGGAAGACGCCCGTCAGGATCGAGATGTAGCTGAACCCGGCGGCGAAGGAGGAGAACTTTCCGAGCGATCGCTCGAGCTCCTGCTTGTAGCCGAACCCCGCGAGATTGTCGGAGTCCTCTCCC from the Thermoleophilia bacterium SCSIO 60948 genome contains:
- a CDS encoding GNAT family N-acetyltransferase, whose amino-acid sequence is MAAAGTITIASADPRDEDAWTLVGAMEAEIDGLYGDRDGSIHGITATAGEMSPPDGGFIVVRDSGRPVGCGGFKRIGDGVCEIKRMYLRPESRGTGLAADLLAAIEAEAKRAGFVLARLDTGDRQPAAERLYTGAGYREIDDYNGNEVARHWYEKELR
- a CDS encoding LysR family transcriptional regulator, whose amino-acid sequence is MELRQLEYFAAVAAHGHFTRASRDLNVAQPAVSQQIKRLEAELGVELLRRSTRSVTLTEAGSLLLARAHRVLAEVEGARQEMSELAGLLRGVVEVGALPFASLDTPGMLQAFVELHPGVSVHLHELILAETLPMLRRDQMDMSFALAAPAELGDGIDGATFYEEEIVAIVAPDHPLAGASAVTLGRLAAEPLIRFRAGSALGRLIDERFAAAGASPHYSFESYELMMIRSLAARGLGAALLPRGYISLDGPPVKVLRLRPAIHLPVSLIWRAGRRLPPAAQEFRRFALERLTTRPPTALML
- a CDS encoding flavin monoamine oxidase family protein — translated: MIVVGGGVSGLAAADRLSSSGRSVLVAEARDRVGGRTLTVPLGRGSESVDVGGQWVGPSQDRALALIGRLGLETFPTYATGENLLERRGGELLRYRGNIPRINPIALANVGQAQLRLDRMARRVPLDAPWTAPKAAEWDRQTFATWLGRNVAAREARELLALAVAAVWACEPEDVSLLHVLFYIHSGERFDDLIGTDGGAQQDRVEGGMQQLSLGLASELGDRVLLERPVERVAQDRDRVLVRAGGEELTAKRAVVAMAPALAARIDFEPALPAARDALTQRVPMGSVIKCMAIYDEPFWRAEGLSGQAASVRGPARVVFDNTPRSGSPGVLLGFLEGRQARELGAVSAEQRRGAVVATFARLFGERAGRPEAYLERDWTAERYSRGCYTGLFVPGAWTGFGHALREPVGRLHWAGTEAATLWSGYIDGAIRAGEAAADEILAARD
- a CDS encoding VOC family protein, whose protein sequence is MPEPRTYPAGVPCWVDLETDDIEASCDFYARLFGWELADVTPPDAPGSYFVATLGGADVAAIGPGDSGAWNTYIAVDDAEAAAAAVTGAGGRVTLGPEAEGPAGVRVDAADPQGACFRLWQAGRRHGAQRVNDAGAWNFSHLATADADAAIPFYADVFGWEVAIYGDAGMARVPGYGAHLAATSDPGIYERQANAPDGFEDAAAGVIRAEQGPAEWQVMFTVDDRDDAAAEAERLGGEITATNETDWTRIARIRDPQGAALTLSQFTPPDA
- a CDS encoding deoxyribonuclease IV; translation: MSSPPVGAHVWGIEPLAEADQVGAECIQLFLSEPQSWKKPPDRADADELKASDIGVYVHAPYLINVCSPKPNVRYGARKILRETCDAAAKVGALAVIVHPGHAEDGIDEGVTRWTRTLEQLESDVPVYLENTAGGDNAVARRFDALAKLWEAVGLAKTDVEIGFCFDTCHAHAAGEDLADAVERAIAITGGIDLMHVNDSRDEAGTGADRHANIGQGHIDLDDLRHMIRAAAAPSVVETPREAADLKADVDFVREALAG
- a CDS encoding CDGSH iron-sulfur domain-containing protein, coding for MTTTKISITENGPLVLAEGRVELLGERGERVPVPEGTTVALCRCGRSQNKPFCDGSHARTGWRSAERLG
- a CDS encoding dihydrofolate reductase, which codes for MSALVAEMSMSLDGFVADGDDGVAEVFAWMGDEENSAELAAALERVGAVLTGRRTSDLAGAWGGQHPAGVPTFVVSHRPPPEDLDAEATVHFVGDLEQAVLDAKAAAGGKPVGVAGGDTVRQLLGLGLLDEIRIALVPVLLGSGIRFFPDLGDAPVRLEELGVARGAGVTHLHLRVVR
- a CDS encoding helix-turn-helix domain-containing protein; this encodes MSETDVYVERPPLSRLAPYVVSVWRQSTSAPYLQRHLPHGGAELRCKLGEEPEIVGPSASPRVEELPGGTSLVGARFHPGGLAALLGRPSDELTDLRVDAAAVLGPSADGAGETIAGSSAPLIELQEILLAARDRAMPVVDPLVSETVERLRPRHGERVADVSRALFISERQLRRRCEVAVGLSPKALQRILRFQTFRAMAQLAIAQGRGPTDDGLAAMAASAGYADQSHLTRECTRLTGTTPASLLGVATERCSCGHDHAASFASWLRAHPA
- a CDS encoding 4Fe-4S binding protein, coding for MTHVVTQSCVGDGSCVYACPVNCIQPTPDDPRFELAEMLHIDPEACVDCGACVSACPVEAIKPHSRLDERELAFEAINADYHRSRDPRPALAPVPAPLVVRDRGERLSVAIVGSGPAAMYAADEILTIPGARVRVYERRQTPYGLVRTGIAPDHRRTRRLTRQLDRIAAHPRLSMHLGVEIGRDVDEADLLRENHAVIYAVGAASDRPLDLPGADLPGVAGATSFVGWYNGDPDHHGRTFDLSHRRAVVIGNGNVALDVARILSVDPESLSETDIARPALDALRASAIEEVVVVGRRGPSESAFTLPELVGLAATPGIVVRTEQHDLDAPAAGGPKLDLLRGLTARTGEGRAITLRYLRSPVRIEGRGRAERVELAVNEPAPGRPGAVRATGARETIEAGLVLSAIGLRGREVAGLPFDQSSGAVPNQRGRVELGGEREGVYVTGWMKRGPSGFIGSNKACARETVETLVEDFGSGRLGSRPSRAASPSRRWLDPSVR